From the genome of Pseudomonas sp. TMP9, one region includes:
- a CDS encoding helix-hairpin-helix domain-containing protein, producing MLNAKLSSLLFALLASFSLMVSAAEVATPAGTDAQRAEVAVTTVNLNTADAATLERELLGIGQVKAQAIVAYRDEHGAFASVDELLEVKGIGEATVEKNRGKLSIN from the coding sequence ATGCTTAACGCAAAACTCTCTTCTCTGTTGTTTGCTTTGCTGGCTTCTTTCTCACTGATGGTCTCCGCCGCTGAAGTTGCAACCCCGGCGGGCACTGATGCACAACGTGCTGAAGTGGCTGTTACCACCGTCAATCTCAACACTGCCGATGCGGCCACCCTAGAACGTGAGCTATTGGGTATTGGCCAAGTTAAGGCGCAGGCGATTGTTGCTTACCGCGATGAGCACGGCGCGTTCGCCTCAGTGGATGAGTTGCTGGAAGTTAAAGGCATTGGCGAAGCAACGGTGGAGAAGAATCGCGGTAAGTTGAGTATCAACTGA
- a CDS encoding SDR family oxidoreductase — translation MLKKVLLTGGTGFVGQSVLNRLCSDGMQVLVCSRAPMSVPSGVKHLSVAGLNANTDWKFALDGIEAIIHCAARVHVMNDTSSDPLTEFRKVNVDGTLNLARQAVAAGVSRFIFISSIKVNGEGTVLGMPYHADAQPDPMDPYGISKMEAEQGLRVLADETGMQVVIIRPVLVYGPGVKANFLNMMRWLHKGVPLPFGAIHNRRSLVALDNLIDLIVTCIDHPAAANQTFLVSDGEDLSTTELLRRMGTALGKPARLLPVPSRLLEVGAALLGKQALAQRLCGSLQVDISKTRELLNWTPPVSVDEALAKTAESFLQQR, via the coding sequence ATGTTAAAGAAAGTGCTGTTGACTGGAGGTACGGGGTTCGTTGGGCAATCTGTGCTTAATCGCCTTTGCAGTGACGGTATGCAGGTGCTCGTCTGTTCTCGTGCTCCGATGAGTGTTCCGAGCGGAGTTAAGCATTTGTCCGTGGCTGGACTCAACGCCAATACAGACTGGAAATTCGCACTCGACGGAATTGAGGCGATTATTCACTGCGCCGCTCGCGTCCACGTCATGAACGATACGTCATCTGACCCACTCACCGAATTCCGCAAGGTTAATGTCGACGGCACCTTGAATCTGGCGCGGCAGGCAGTTGCAGCAGGTGTAAGTCGCTTTATCTTTATCAGCTCGATCAAGGTCAACGGGGAGGGCACGGTTCTAGGTATGCCTTACCACGCTGATGCTCAGCCTGATCCTATGGACCCGTATGGCATCTCCAAGATGGAGGCCGAACAGGGTTTGCGGGTATTGGCGGACGAAACCGGGATGCAGGTGGTAATTATCCGTCCGGTTCTGGTTTATGGGCCGGGTGTTAAGGCCAACTTCCTTAACATGATGCGCTGGCTGCACAAGGGTGTGCCTTTGCCTTTTGGGGCTATCCACAATCGACGCAGCCTTGTCGCCTTGGACAATTTGATCGATCTGATCGTGACCTGTATCGACCACCCTGCTGCTGCGAATCAGACCTTTTTGGTCAGTGATGGCGAGGATCTTTCGACTACCGAGTTGTTGCGCCGGATGGGCACGGCGCTGGGCAAGCCGGCGCGCTTGTTGCCAGTGCCAAGTCGGTTGCTCGAAGTAGGGGCGGCGCTGTTGGGTAAGCAAGCACTTGCCCAACGGTTGTGTGGCTCGCTGCAAGTCGATATCAGCAAGACACGCGAACTACTCAATTGGACTCCGCCAGTCAGCGTTGATGAGGCGCTGGCTAAAACGGCGGAGAGTTTTCTTCAGCAGCGCTGA
- a CDS encoding YheU family protein, translating to MLIPYHLLEADTLTGLIEDFVTRDGTDNGDETPLHTRIERVRHALSKGQAVIVFDAESQQCQLALKRDVPKEWLDALEE from the coding sequence GTGCTGATCCCCTATCACCTGCTCGAAGCTGACACCCTGACCGGTTTGATTGAAGATTTCGTCACCCGCGACGGCACCGACAACGGCGACGAAACCCCGCTGCACACCCGTATCGAACGCGTCCGTCATGCCCTAAGCAAAGGCCAAGCGGTGATTGTTTTCGATGCAGAAAGCCAGCAATGCCAATTAGCGCTAAAACGCGATGTACCCAAAGAGTGGCTGGATGCGCTGGAAGAATAA
- a CDS encoding NAD-dependent epimerase/dehydratase family protein, protein MKVLITGANGFVGQNLVAHLSERADVEVLRFTREDSLASLPNLVAEADCIFHLAGVNRPQNPLDFKAGNTDLTIALCKAIKASGRQTQVLYTSSSQAELDNAYGNSKRGAEEALLELAATSCAAVHLFRLPNVFGKWARPNYNSAVATFCHNITRDLPIQINDPDARINLVYIDDVISHFIGVMDGQLAGGPFVSVEPQYSITIGELAEQLHTFRNSRKSMITEPVGTGLVRGLYSTYISYLPPERFTYEVPKYGDARGVFVEMLKTKDSGQFSFFTAHPGITRGGHYHHSKTEKFLVIKGKACFRFRQIVSGEFYELFTEGDTPEIVETVPGWTHDITNVGDKEMMVMLWANEIFDREHPDTFTRAVGTEA, encoded by the coding sequence ATGAAGGTACTGATCACAGGCGCTAATGGCTTTGTTGGCCAGAACCTTGTTGCGCATTTGAGCGAGCGTGCGGATGTCGAGGTGTTGCGTTTTACCCGTGAAGATTCGTTGGCGAGCTTGCCGAACCTAGTAGCGGAGGCAGATTGCATTTTTCACCTTGCTGGCGTTAACCGTCCGCAGAATCCGCTTGATTTCAAGGCCGGCAATACCGATTTAACCATCGCGCTTTGCAAGGCGATCAAGGCCAGTGGTCGACAGACTCAGGTGCTGTACACATCATCCAGTCAAGCTGAACTGGATAACGCCTATGGCAACAGCAAGCGTGGTGCCGAAGAGGCATTGCTTGAGCTGGCAGCCACCAGTTGTGCCGCAGTGCATCTGTTTCGCTTGCCCAATGTATTTGGCAAGTGGGCGCGCCCGAATTACAACTCTGCGGTGGCGACCTTCTGCCATAACATCACGCGTGATTTGCCTATCCAGATTAATGATCCCGATGCTCGCATCAATCTCGTCTACATCGACGACGTGATCAGTCATTTCATTGGGGTCATGGATGGCCAGTTAGCCGGCGGGCCTTTCGTCAGTGTCGAGCCTCAATACAGCATTACGATTGGCGAACTGGCCGAACAGCTGCATACCTTCCGCAATAGCCGCAAGTCGATGATCACCGAGCCGGTGGGGACTGGGCTGGTGCGGGGGTTGTATTCCACGTATATCAGCTACTTGCCGCCCGAACGTTTCACTTATGAAGTGCCGAAATACGGTGACGCTCGTGGCGTGTTTGTGGAAATGCTTAAAACCAAGGATTCGGGGCAGTTTTCGTTCTTTACTGCGCATCCAGGCATTACTCGTGGTGGGCATTATCACCACTCCAAGACCGAAAAGTTTTTGGTCATAAAGGGTAAAGCTTGTTTCCGTTTCCGACAGATTGTTTCCGGCGAGTTCTACGAGCTGTTCACTGAGGGTGATACGCCTGAAATCGTTGAAACCGTTCCAGGTTGGACGCATGACATTACCAATGTCGGTGATAAGGAAATGATGGTAATGCTCTGGGCGAATGAAATATTTGATCGTGAACACCCAGATACCTTCACCCGCGCGGTGGGTACTGAGGCATGA
- the wecB gene encoding UDP-N-acetylglucosamine 2-epimerase (non-hydrolyzing): MKKLKVVTVVGTRPEIIRLSRVMAKLDECCEHVLVHTGQNYDYELNQIFFDDLGIRKPDHFLNAAGSSGAETIGNVIIAVDRVLAEVKPEALLVLGDTNSCMAVIPAKRRKIPTFHMEAGNRCFDMRVPEEINRRIVDHTADINLTYSTIARDYLLREGLPPDMIIKTGSPMFEVLNYYREGIEASDVLERLGLEAGKFFVVSGHREENIDSDTNFLKLVDVLNTVAEHYDYPVIVSTHPRTQKRIDAMGVLFHDNVRLLKPLGFMDFNKLQLTSKAVLSDSGTINEESSILNFPALNIREAHERPEGMEEAAVMMVGLEVERVMQALQLLETQGRGKERSLRLVGDYSMPNVADKVVRIVHSYRDYVMRTVWKQNN; encoded by the coding sequence ATGAAAAAACTGAAAGTTGTAACGGTAGTGGGCACCCGTCCGGAGATCATTCGCCTGTCGCGAGTCATGGCCAAGCTGGATGAGTGCTGTGAGCATGTGTTAGTGCATACCGGTCAGAATTACGATTATGAGTTGAATCAGATTTTTTTTGATGACTTGGGTATTCGCAAGCCGGATCACTTTCTCAATGCGGCCGGTAGCAGCGGTGCCGAAACCATCGGTAATGTGATTATTGCGGTGGATCGCGTGCTGGCGGAGGTGAAACCCGAAGCTTTGCTGGTGTTGGGTGACACCAACAGCTGCATGGCCGTGATTCCCGCAAAACGCCGCAAGATTCCTACCTTCCATATGGAAGCCGGCAACCGCTGTTTCGACATGCGTGTACCGGAAGAGATTAACCGGCGCATTGTTGATCACACGGCTGATATCAATCTGACCTACAGCACCATTGCGCGTGACTATCTGCTGCGTGAAGGTTTGCCGCCCGACATGATTATCAAGACCGGTAGCCCGATGTTTGAGGTGCTCAATTATTACCGTGAAGGTATCGAAGCCTCTGATGTGTTGGAGCGCTTAGGTTTAGAGGCGGGTAAGTTCTTTGTGGTCAGTGGGCACCGCGAAGAAAATATCGACTCGGACACTAATTTCCTCAAGCTGGTGGATGTGCTCAACACGGTTGCTGAACATTACGATTACCCGGTAATTGTGTCTACGCATCCGCGCACCCAGAAGCGAATCGATGCAATGGGTGTGTTGTTTCATGACAATGTGCGGTTGCTGAAGCCGTTGGGTTTTATGGATTTCAATAAGCTGCAACTTACCTCTAAGGCGGTGTTATCTGATAGCGGCACAATCAATGAGGAGTCGTCGATTCTCAACTTTCCGGCGCTGAACATCCGCGAGGCTCATGAACGTCCGGAAGGCATGGAGGAAGCTGCGGTAATGATGGTTGGCCTAGAAGTTGAGCGCGTTATGCAGGCGCTGCAACTTTTGGAAACCCAAGGTCGTGGTAAAGAGCGCAGTCTACGCCTAGTCGGTGATTACAGCATGCCCAACGTGGCCGACAAGGTAGTGCGCATCGTGCACAGTTATCGTGACTATGTGATGCGCACTGTTTGGAAGCAGAACAACTGA
- a CDS encoding nucleoside-diphosphate sugar epimerase/dehydratase produces MLRLAEKLRSRLVSLPRRQKRLIQVSMDVLLVWAALWLAFVVRLGDSKAIEPFGGHAWLFALAPIIAIPLFIRFGMYRAVMRYFGNDALLAIAKAVTLSALLLALVVYWHQGAPKLIPRSMVFNYWWLSLVMVGGLRLLMRQYFMGDWFSADQPGRLQGRDFGSPKVAIFGAGAAGNQLVAALRLGRAMRPVAFIDDDAGIANRTIAGLRVYTSKHIQQMINETGADEILLAMPSVSRARRRQILAELECFPLHVRSVPGFMDLASGRVKVDDVQEVDIADLLGRDAVPPQQALFERCIRGQVVMVTGAGGSIGAELCRQIVLNQPLTLLLFEHSEFNLYSIHAELEARIKRESLPLRLVPILGSIRSADRLLDVMKTWKVDTLYHAAAYKHVPMVEHNIAEGVLNNVVGTLNTAQAAIRAGVSNFVLISTDKAVRPTNVMGSTKRLAEMVLQALSHESAPVLFEDDKALRQLNKTRFTMVRFGNVLGSSGSVIPLFHEQISKGGPVTVTHPNITRYFMTIPEAAQLVIQAGAMGEGGDVFVLDMGEPVKIAELAEKMIHLSGLSVRSDRAPHGDIAIEFTGLRPGEKLYEELLIGDNVSPTEHPMIMRASEEHLPWETFKPVLSEMLAAVARDDYDRVRQLLRETVSGYKPEGEIVDWIHLQRRIEP; encoded by the coding sequence GTGTTGAGACTTGCTGAAAAGTTGCGCAGCCGTCTGGTTAGCTTGCCACGACGTCAGAAGCGATTGATTCAGGTCAGCATGGATGTGCTGCTCGTCTGGGCGGCCCTTTGGCTGGCGTTTGTTGTGCGGTTGGGTGATAGCAAGGCGATCGAACCTTTTGGCGGGCATGCTTGGTTATTTGCGTTGGCGCCGATTATCGCCATTCCGTTGTTTATTCGCTTTGGTATGTACCGCGCGGTGATGCGGTACTTCGGAAACGATGCGCTGCTCGCCATCGCCAAGGCCGTTACGCTCTCGGCGCTATTACTGGCGTTGGTTGTTTATTGGCACCAAGGTGCGCCGAAGCTTATACCGCGTTCGATGGTGTTCAATTACTGGTGGTTGAGCCTGGTGATGGTCGGCGGGCTGCGTTTGCTGATGCGTCAGTATTTTATGGGCGACTGGTTCTCAGCCGACCAACCTGGCAGGCTGCAAGGGCGTGATTTCGGTTCACCAAAAGTGGCGATTTTCGGTGCAGGCGCAGCCGGTAATCAGTTGGTGGCGGCACTCAGGCTGGGACGTGCGATGCGCCCAGTCGCGTTTATTGATGATGATGCCGGCATTGCCAATCGCACGATTGCTGGGCTGCGGGTTTATACCTCTAAGCACATCCAGCAGATGATCAACGAAACCGGCGCCGATGAGATTCTCTTGGCCATGCCTTCGGTTTCGCGTGCTCGGCGGCGGCAGATTTTAGCTGAGCTGGAGTGCTTCCCGCTGCATGTACGCAGCGTCCCTGGGTTTATGGATTTAGCCAGCGGTCGGGTCAAGGTTGATGATGTTCAAGAAGTGGATATCGCCGACTTACTGGGACGCGATGCGGTGCCGCCACAGCAGGCGTTATTTGAGCGCTGTATTCGCGGCCAGGTGGTGATGGTCACCGGCGCGGGTGGCTCGATTGGTGCTGAGTTGTGCCGGCAGATTGTGCTTAACCAGCCGCTGACGCTTTTGTTGTTTGAGCACAGTGAGTTCAACCTCTACAGCATTCACGCAGAGCTTGAAGCGCGGATTAAACGTGAGTCGCTGCCGCTGCGTTTGGTGCCGATTCTGGGGTCTATCCGCAGTGCCGATCGGCTGTTGGATGTGATGAAAACCTGGAAAGTAGACACGCTTTATCACGCGGCGGCGTACAAGCATGTGCCCATGGTTGAGCACAATATCGCTGAAGGTGTGCTGAATAACGTGGTGGGCACACTGAACACCGCGCAAGCTGCGATCAGGGCGGGGGTGAGCAATTTTGTGCTGATCTCAACCGATAAAGCGGTGCGGCCCACCAATGTGATGGGCAGTACTAAGCGTTTAGCCGAGATGGTGCTGCAAGCGCTTAGCCATGAGTCTGCGCCCGTGTTATTTGAAGATGACAAAGCGCTACGTCAATTAAACAAAACGCGCTTTACCATGGTGCGTTTTGGCAATGTGTTGGGCTCATCCGGCTCGGTGATTCCGCTGTTTCACGAGCAAATTAGTAAAGGCGGGCCGGTGACGGTGACGCATCCCAATATCACCCGCTATTTTATGACCATCCCCGAAGCCGCGCAGTTGGTGATCCAGGCCGGCGCCATGGGTGAGGGCGGTGATGTGTTTGTGTTGGATATGGGCGAGCCGGTGAAAATTGCTGAGCTGGCGGAAAAAATGATTCACCTCAGCGGCTTAAGCGTACGTTCTGATAGAGCGCCCCATGGTGATATTGCCATCGAGTTCACCGGCTTGCGTCCGGGTGAGAAGCTCTACGAAGAACTGCTGATCGGTGACAACGTCAGCCCGACTGAGCATCCAATGATCATGCGCGCCAGTGAAGAGCATCTTCCTTGGGAGACATTTAAGCCAGTGCTGAGCGAAATGTTGGCGGCGGTAGCGCGTGATGACTATGACCGGGTGCGCCAGCTATTGCGTGAGACAGTCAGTGGCTATAAACCAGAAGGTGAAATTGTTGACTGGATTCATTTGCAACGCCGCATAGAACCGTAA
- a CDS encoding glycosyltransferase family 4 protein encodes MFEQKLKVLIVSQYFWPENMRVNDLAEGLVQRGHEVTVLTGLPNYPEGRVFEDYRRSPEHYAEYRGAKIVRVPFIPRGKRSITLILNYVSFFISGSVLGCWKLRGKEFDAIFVYAVSPIMSAIPALVIGKFKRVPVFIWVLDLWPETLKAVGVLSNARLLALVGKGVSWIYNRADYLLLQSKAFSSSVRKYCTLEMPSERLVYFPSWAEDGFSSLPAEDSPLIKRDLQFFTILFAGNLGEAQDFPAILDVAEALRGKLAIRWVIVGDGRMSGWLEQQVAERGLDNVYLLGRHPLDAMPPLFATADALLVSLKTNEVFEKTIPGKVQAYLASGKPILGMIDGEAARVIGEAGAGLACSSGDRQAFANVVEQMALMTSSQREAMGALGKHYYEEYFSKGKLFSDLVSLFRQATRRDGKSC; translated from the coding sequence ATGTTTGAGCAAAAATTGAAGGTTCTAATCGTAAGTCAATATTTCTGGCCAGAGAACATGCGAGTCAATGATCTTGCTGAGGGATTGGTTCAGCGTGGTCACGAAGTCACGGTATTGACTGGCTTGCCCAATTATCCGGAAGGGCGCGTATTTGAGGATTATCGCCGGTCGCCTGAGCACTACGCCGAGTATCGGGGTGCAAAGATTGTGCGGGTGCCATTCATTCCACGCGGTAAGCGCAGCATCACTCTTATTCTGAACTACGTGTCGTTTTTTATTAGCGGATCTGTGTTGGGTTGTTGGAAGTTGCGTGGAAAAGAGTTCGACGCCATTTTCGTTTATGCGGTATCACCGATCATGTCTGCAATACCTGCGTTAGTGATCGGCAAGTTCAAGCGGGTGCCTGTGTTTATCTGGGTTCTGGATCTGTGGCCCGAAACATTAAAGGCGGTTGGAGTCTTGAGCAATGCACGTCTACTTGCTCTAGTGGGCAAAGGAGTATCCTGGATCTATAACAGGGCCGACTATTTGCTCCTCCAATCGAAAGCTTTTAGCTCCAGCGTGAGGAAGTATTGTACGCTGGAGATGCCATCCGAGCGGCTGGTTTATTTCCCAAGTTGGGCCGAGGATGGCTTTTCTAGTCTGCCTGCGGAGGACTCGCCTCTGATCAAGCGTGATCTGCAGTTTTTCACCATTTTGTTTGCCGGCAACTTGGGTGAGGCGCAGGACTTTCCCGCCATTCTCGATGTAGCCGAGGCTTTGCGTGGCAAGTTGGCCATACGTTGGGTGATCGTCGGCGACGGCAGGATGAGTGGATGGCTTGAACAACAGGTCGCCGAACGGGGATTGGACAATGTGTATCTGTTAGGGCGCCATCCTCTCGACGCCATGCCACCTCTGTTCGCTACGGCAGATGCATTGCTGGTCTCGCTGAAAACTAACGAAGTATTCGAGAAAACCATCCCCGGCAAGGTACAGGCCTACTTGGCATCCGGTAAGCCGATCCTGGGCATGATCGATGGTGAAGCGGCCCGAGTCATTGGGGAGGCCGGTGCCGGTCTAGCCTGTTCTTCGGGTGATCGTCAGGCGTTCGCCAACGTTGTCGAGCAAATGGCGCTGATGACCTCGAGTCAGCGCGAGGCGATGGGGGCGTTGGGCAAACATTACTATGAAGAATATTTCTCCAAGGGAAAACTCTTCTCGGATCTGGTGAGTTTGTTTCGTCAGGCCACTCGCAGGGACGGCAAGTCATGTTAA
- a CDS encoding MFS transporter: protein MKPFPRALLLLALILAAINLRPGITSLAPLIERIATELSLSRSMISLTTALPVLCMGLLAPFAPRFAVRLGLERTIGLCMALIALALVLRVVGHNSVILIGSAVLLGAAIAVAGPLLSGFIKRHFAGRMGSVVGWYSLSMAIGGAGGAVLTVPATQLLGDDWAYGLAVWALPALLGLVLWLCLPNRVEADSDVAIGLPWRQPRAWLISAFFAIQAGLFYALATWAVARYHEAGLSLLQSNSLFSVSMLMGLPSSFLLPWLAQRFQNRYALLMGCGLLSSISLMMITFQPTVLPELWAVTIGFGLGGSFALSLVLPLYEAGSPMAVSRWTAMMLFMGYSLACLTPVLTGLARDMAGNYQLPFMVLTALAVLMTLLAWVMRRGPAHR, encoded by the coding sequence GTGAAACCTTTCCCCCGAGCCTTGCTGTTGCTGGCTCTTATTCTGGCTGCCATTAACTTGCGCCCTGGCATCACTTCGTTGGCGCCGCTGATTGAGCGGATTGCCACGGAGTTGTCGTTGAGCCGCAGCATGATCAGCCTGACCACGGCGCTGCCGGTGTTATGCATGGGCTTGCTGGCGCCGTTTGCGCCGCGTTTCGCGGTGCGTTTGGGGCTGGAGCGCACGATTGGCTTGTGCATGGCGCTGATTGCGCTGGCCTTAGTGCTGCGGGTTGTGGGCCACAACAGTGTGATTTTAATCGGCAGTGCCGTGCTCTTGGGTGCCGCCATTGCTGTGGCTGGGCCATTACTGTCGGGGTTTATCAAACGTCATTTTGCTGGCCGTATGGGCAGTGTGGTCGGTTGGTATTCGCTGAGTATGGCGATTGGCGGCGCCGGTGGCGCAGTGTTGACGGTTCCGGCTACGCAACTGTTGGGTGATGACTGGGCCTATGGTTTGGCGGTATGGGCTTTGCCGGCACTGCTGGGGTTAGTGCTTTGGTTGTGCCTGCCCAATCGTGTCGAGGCTGACAGTGACGTGGCCATAGGTTTGCCCTGGCGGCAGCCGCGCGCGTGGCTGATCAGTGCATTTTTTGCCATCCAGGCGGGGTTGTTTTATGCGTTAGCCACATGGGCGGTGGCGCGTTATCACGAGGCGGGGCTGAGTTTATTACAAAGCAATAGCTTGTTCAGCGTGTCCATGCTGATGGGTTTACCCAGCTCGTTCTTGCTGCCGTGGTTGGCGCAGCGCTTCCAGAACCGTTATGCATTGCTGATGGGCTGCGGGTTGTTGTCGTCGATCAGCCTGATGATGATCACCTTCCAGCCCACCGTACTGCCCGAGTTGTGGGCGGTGACCATTGGCTTTGGGTTGGGCGGCTCTTTTGCACTGTCACTGGTGCTGCCGCTGTACGAGGCCGGCTCGCCGATGGCGGTCAGTCGCTGGACGGCGATGATGTTGTTTATGGGTTACAGCTTGGCGTGTCTGACGCCGGTATTGACAGGGTTGGCGCGTGACATGGCCGGCAACTATCAACTGCCGTTTATGGTGCTGACGGCATTAGCCGTGCTGATGACGCTACTTGCCTGGGTGATGCGTCGCGGTCCTGCGCACCGCTAG
- a CDS encoding sugar transferase, with amino-acid sequence MKRLFDLFLGACAALVLLLPVGLVALAVRLTSNGPALYWSDRVGRDNEIFRMPKFRSMRVGTPAVATHLLQDPNAHLTPIGSFLRKSSLDELPQLWSILRGDMSFVGPRPALFNQDDLIALRTQSGVHHLLPGLTGWAQVNGRDELPIPQKVKLDVEYLNKQSLWFDIRILWLTFVKVVSRHGVSH; translated from the coding sequence ATGAAGCGTTTGTTTGACCTGTTTCTTGGCGCGTGTGCTGCGCTGGTACTTCTGTTACCGGTTGGCCTAGTTGCCTTGGCTGTGCGCCTGACGTCGAATGGGCCTGCGCTGTACTGGTCGGATCGCGTGGGGCGGGACAATGAGATTTTCCGTATGCCTAAATTTCGTAGCATGCGTGTTGGCACGCCTGCGGTGGCGACCCACTTGTTACAAGACCCCAATGCCCACCTGACGCCGATTGGCTCGTTCTTGCGTAAATCTAGCCTGGATGAGTTACCGCAACTGTGGAGCATCTTAAGGGGCGACATGAGCTTTGTCGGTCCAAGGCCTGCATTGTTTAATCAGGACGATTTGATTGCTTTGCGTACGCAAAGTGGAGTGCATCATCTGCTACCTGGGCTTACCGGTTGGGCTCAGGTCAATGGCCGGGACGAGTTGCCTATTCCGCAAAAGGTTAAGTTGGATGTTGAATATTTAAATAAGCAGTCGCTGTGGTTCGACATACGTATTCTTTGGTTGACCTTCGTCAAGGTGGTAAGTCGTCATGGTGTCTCTCATTAA
- a CDS encoding SDR family oxidoreductase codes for MQNRMMITGAGSGLGREIALRWAREGWQLALSDVNEAGLLETLQMARDAGGDGFTQRCDVRDYSQLTAFAQACEEKLGGIDVIVNNAGVASGGFFSELSLEDWDWQIAINLMGVVKGCKAFLPLLEKSKGKIVNIASMAALMQGPAMSNYNVAKAGVVALSESLLIELKMQEVSVHVVCPSFFQTNLLDSFRGPTPAMKAQVGKLLESSPINAEQIADYIYQEISKGEFMILPHEQGRMAWALKKQNAQLLYTEMTKMADKMRAPRTK; via the coding sequence ATGCAAAATCGCATGATGATCACGGGCGCAGGTTCAGGTTTAGGACGTGAGATTGCCTTGCGTTGGGCCCGTGAGGGCTGGCAGTTGGCGCTGTCGGATGTTAACGAAGCGGGGCTGTTAGAAACCCTGCAGATGGCGCGTGACGCTGGTGGCGATGGCTTTACGCAGCGCTGTGACGTGCGCGACTACAGCCAGTTGACGGCATTTGCTCAAGCCTGTGAAGAGAAGCTCGGCGGCATTGATGTGATCGTCAATAACGCCGGCGTGGCGTCTGGTGGCTTCTTTAGTGAGTTGTCGCTGGAGGATTGGGATTGGCAAATCGCTATCAACCTGATGGGTGTGGTCAAGGGCTGTAAGGCCTTCCTGCCGCTGCTGGAAAAGAGCAAAGGTAAGATCGTCAACATCGCCTCTATGGCGGCCTTGATGCAGGGCCCGGCGATGAGTAATTACAACGTGGCCAAGGCGGGTGTGGTGGCGTTGTCGGAGAGCTTGCTGATCGAGTTAAAGATGCAGGAAGTCAGCGTGCACGTGGTGTGCCCATCGTTCTTCCAAACCAACTTGCTCGACTCCTTCCGCGGCCCGACGCCGGCGATGAAGGCACAGGTCGGTAAGTTGCTGGAAAGCTCACCGATTAACGCCGAGCAAATTGCCGATTACATTTACCAAGAGATCAGCAAAGGCGAATTTATGATTCTGCCCCACGAGCAAGGCCGTATGGCGTGGGCGTTGAAAAAGCAGAATGCGCAGTTGCTCTATACCGAAATGACCAAAATGGCCGACAAGATGCGCGCGCCCCGCACCAAGTGA
- a CDS encoding acetyltransferase has product MSEKTLLIIGAGGHGKAVAEAALLSGDWQWVAFVDDRWPELRETFGWPVVADVAGLAALGIQCEGAIAAIGNNALREQCVNAIHRAGLQLVTIVHPRACVSAAAVVGAGTAIMALAMVGVDALIGQGGIVNANATVDHDTSLGDFAHLGVGVQLAGGVKIGARAWLQAGCSAGYQVVVGEGTVYAPGSVLQTDELVRV; this is encoded by the coding sequence GTGAGCGAGAAGACATTACTTATCATCGGTGCAGGCGGGCACGGCAAGGCTGTTGCAGAAGCAGCGTTGCTCAGCGGTGATTGGCAATGGGTTGCATTTGTTGATGACCGCTGGCCCGAGCTGCGCGAAACCTTTGGCTGGCCGGTTGTCGCTGACGTGGCGGGGTTAGCTGCCTTAGGTATTCAGTGCGAAGGCGCCATTGCAGCAATTGGTAATAACGCCCTGCGTGAGCAGTGCGTCAATGCCATTCACAGGGCTGGTTTGCAGCTTGTAACCATCGTGCACCCGCGCGCCTGCGTGAGTGCTGCCGCTGTTGTGGGCGCAGGTACGGCGATCATGGCGCTGGCGATGGTGGGTGTTGATGCTCTGATTGGCCAGGGGGGTATCGTCAATGCCAATGCCACCGTCGATCATGATACAAGTCTTGGGGATTTTGCTCATCTTGGCGTTGGTGTTCAGTTGGCCGGTGGCGTGAAAATTGGCGCGCGGGCCTGGCTGCAGGCAGGCTGTAGCGCGGGGTATCAGGTGGTAGTTGGCGAGGGCACAGTGTACGCGCCGGGGTCGGTACTGCAGACTGATGAGTTAGTTAGGGTTTAG